One Cohnella candidum genomic region harbors:
- a CDS encoding cysteine hydrolase family protein has protein sequence MKIALVIVDMQKHFLQDRMKEFKVPRACVYINYVAELLRSKDHIVVHVQDVEGADESGMEAIGFIPEIEIFPGDLHVKKEQANAFWKTDLERLLQEKEVNLVIVAGFAAEQCVLFTYNGALERGFKAVMLQNGIISSREDIIQATYRDRDLISDPAIAALVE, from the coding sequence ATGAAAATAGCGCTTGTAATCGTCGACATGCAGAAGCACTTTCTTCAGGATCGGATGAAAGAGTTCAAAGTACCCCGCGCATGCGTCTATATCAATTACGTTGCGGAATTGCTTAGAAGCAAGGATCACATAGTGGTTCATGTACAAGACGTGGAAGGCGCAGACGAATCCGGTATGGAGGCGATCGGATTCATTCCCGAAATCGAGATATTCCCGGGAGACCTGCACGTCAAGAAGGAGCAAGCCAATGCGTTTTGGAAGACGGATCTCGAACGGCTCCTGCAAGAAAAAGAAGTGAATCTGGTCATCGTGGCCGGATTCGCCGCAGAGCAATGCGTGCTCTTTACTTACAACGGCGCGCTCGAGCGGGGCTTCAAAGCGGTGATGCTGCAGAACGGCATCATCAGTTCGAGGGAAGACATCATACAGGCGACGTACCGCGACCGGGACCTGATTTCGGATCCGGCGATCGCCGCGCTGGTGGAATAG
- a CDS encoding sulfite exporter TauE/SafE family protein — MEIPSLDMILFLLAAGFVAAFVDSVVGGGGLVTVPALLMTGLAPGLALGTNKFGGTLSSLTSSASFFASGKVEGKLVARLFPLSFAGAALGTYTVQRIPSEFLRPLVVCMLAVILVYTLLKKNWTGSGRANEGLSRKSGLIVAAAAVVIGFYDGFFGPGTGSFLLFVFLLAGFDFVRASGNAKVLNLGSNAASLLLFALFHSIDYGYGLFLGAAMIAGAWTGSRVAIRKGAAYVKPLFIVVTTVLIGKQLWDLWRG; from the coding sequence ATGGAAATCCCCTCTCTCGATATGATTTTGTTTCTCCTTGCCGCAGGGTTCGTCGCCGCTTTCGTCGATTCCGTCGTCGGAGGCGGGGGACTCGTCACGGTGCCCGCGCTTCTCATGACGGGGCTTGCTCCCGGTCTCGCGCTAGGCACGAATAAGTTCGGCGGCACGCTGTCTTCTTTGACCAGCTCGGCATCGTTTTTCGCGTCCGGGAAGGTCGAGGGCAAGCTTGTCGCCCGGCTGTTTCCGCTATCGTTCGCCGGAGCCGCGCTCGGCACGTATACCGTCCAGCGAATTCCGTCGGAGTTCCTGCGTCCGCTCGTGGTCTGCATGCTGGCCGTTATCCTGGTGTACACGCTGCTCAAGAAAAACTGGACGGGCTCCGGCCGCGCAAATGAAGGGTTATCGAGAAAATCGGGCCTTATCGTGGCCGCCGCAGCGGTGGTGATCGGCTTTTACGACGGTTTTTTCGGGCCGGGCACCGGCTCGTTCCTTCTGTTCGTATTCCTGCTGGCCGGTTTCGATTTCGTTCGGGCTTCCGGCAACGCCAAAGTGCTGAACCTCGGCAGCAACGCCGCGAGCCTGCTTCTGTTCGCGCTTTTCCACTCCATCGATTACGGCTATGGGCTGTTCCTCGGGGCGGCGATGATCGCGGGCGCGTGGACCGGTTCGCGGGTGGCCATCCGGAAAGGAGCCGCGTACGTCAAGCCTTTGTTCATCGTTGTGACAACCGTGCTGATTGGAAAGCAGCTGTGGGATTTGTGGCGAGGTTAA
- a CDS encoding DUF695 domain-containing protein — MSDNWDTYFTYIDRKPASFFLDLDPWEEGTNEKFVHLYRLSVVLKEPDNIGLTTNAEAEVLFAAEDSIHDLLDEHYLFVGRVTTEGRRNFYYYTDSEDVNLLQNLAARSLENYRYTFGRIEEKEPGAFYREFLYPNKANWHRLMNRHLVNKLNELGDTLEKRREVTHWIYFDSAESRRLFQEKVLKDGFRIVDQEQSNQRYSLCISRNDLVDLHAISGVTDVLVHAAEECGGDYDGWETKVIEDRKGWLHGLKKIFKSGE, encoded by the coding sequence GTGTCGGACAACTGGGATACCTATTTTACGTATATTGATCGCAAACCGGCATCCTTCTTTTTGGATTTGGACCCGTGGGAGGAGGGGACAAACGAAAAGTTTGTCCATTTGTACCGGCTTAGCGTGGTCTTGAAGGAACCCGACAATATCGGACTTACCACAAACGCGGAGGCAGAGGTTTTGTTCGCGGCCGAGGATTCGATCCATGATTTGCTGGATGAGCATTATTTGTTTGTCGGCAGAGTTACGACTGAGGGAAGAAGAAATTTTTATTACTACACGGATTCCGAAGATGTGAACCTGCTTCAAAACCTTGCAGCGAGAAGCCTTGAAAACTATCGCTACACCTTCGGACGTATCGAAGAAAAGGAGCCGGGGGCCTTTTATCGAGAATTTCTGTATCCGAATAAAGCGAACTGGCATCGCTTGATGAACCGGCATCTCGTCAATAAGTTGAATGAATTGGGAGACACTTTGGAGAAACGGCGGGAAGTCACCCACTGGATTTATTTCGACTCTGCGGAATCCCGTCGTCTTTTCCAAGAGAAAGTCCTGAAAGACGGGTTTCGGATCGTAGATCAGGAGCAATCAAACCAGAGGTACTCGCTTTGCATCTCTAGAAATGACCTCGTGGATTTGCATGCCATCAGCGGCGTAACCGATGTTTTGGTCCATGCGGCGGAGGAGTGCGGCGGAGACTACGACGGCTGGGAAACGAAAGTTATCGAAGATCGTAAAGGATGGCTACACGGGTTAAAAAAGATTTTCAAGTCCGGCGAGTGA
- a CDS encoding pyridoxamine 5'-phosphate oxidase family protein, translating to MVPTSTDQEAIEKVRDLIKGIKTAMLTTISDEGLVSRPMKTQDVEFDGDLWFLTKKDSGKFHELLHNKQVNVAYADQSFVSIRGEAELVESPEKVKQFWNPVYEELLDTKYDDPNLVLIKVKADTAEYWDSWNKFKMAKFMLRRLMGKNTEGTEINRIVELN from the coding sequence ATGGTTCCAACGTCCACAGACCAAGAAGCGATCGAGAAAGTACGGGATTTGATCAAAGGCATCAAAACGGCGATGCTGACGACGATCTCGGATGAAGGGCTGGTTTCGCGCCCCATGAAAACCCAGGATGTCGAGTTCGACGGCGATCTGTGGTTTCTGACCAAGAAAGATTCGGGTAAATTCCATGAGCTGCTTCACAACAAGCAAGTCAACGTGGCTTACGCGGATCAATCATTCGTTTCGATTCGCGGCGAAGCCGAGCTCGTGGAAAGTCCGGAAAAGGTGAAACAATTCTGGAACCCGGTCTACGAGGAACTCTTGGATACCAAATATGACGATCCGAACCTGGTCCTTATCAAGGTCAAAGCCGACACCGCAGAGTATTGGGATTCCTGGAATAAGTTCAAGATGGCGAAGTTCATGCTCCGGCGACTGATGGGCAAGAACACGGAAGGCACGGAAATCAATCGCATCGTTGAACTGAATTAG
- a CDS encoding DUF2992 family protein, producing MIAGLTEEVNAGAKPAEGRVNPKRLARQASRELQARGASTIAQAALQLEYEKRKKERHLRNRLRTEEAREAKWEAKIAKAKNKHRGR from the coding sequence TTGATCGCCGGTCTGACCGAGGAGGTCAATGCGGGCGCCAAACCCGCAGAGGGCAGAGTGAATCCGAAACGGCTGGCCAGGCAAGCCTCCCGTGAGCTGCAAGCACGCGGGGCGTCGACTATCGCGCAAGCCGCTCTCCAGTTGGAGTACGAGAAGCGCAAGAAGGAACGGCATCTCCGAAACCGCCTGAGAACGGAAGAAGCGCGTGAAGCCAAATGGGAAGCCAAAATCGCCAAAGCCAAGAACAAGCATCGAGGCCGATAA
- a CDS encoding carboxymuconolactone decarboxylase family protein: MTTTRYEQGWRKLMEVDGEGGQRVIDSLGDIAPDLGRYVVEFAFGDIYSRPGLDLKQRQLVTLAALTAQGGCEPQLNVHLNAALNVGLTPAEIVEALMHCIPYTGFPRVLNAVFTAKKVFQERGVL; encoded by the coding sequence ATGACAACGACTCGTTACGAACAAGGCTGGCGAAAATTGATGGAGGTGGACGGGGAAGGCGGACAGCGCGTGATCGATTCCCTCGGGGATATCGCGCCCGATCTGGGGCGGTACGTCGTGGAATTCGCCTTCGGAGACATCTACTCGCGGCCGGGTCTGGATCTCAAGCAGCGCCAGCTGGTGACTTTGGCAGCCCTAACCGCCCAAGGCGGCTGCGAACCTCAGCTAAACGTCCATTTGAACGCGGCGCTGAATGTCGGGCTGACCCCGGCTGAAATCGTCGAGGCGCTCATGCACTGCATCCCGTACACCGGATTTCCCCGTGTGTTGAACGCGGTTTTTACCGCCAAAAAAGTGTTTCAGGAACGCGGGGTCCTCTAG